The following DNA comes from Desulfatirhabdium butyrativorans DSM 18734.
AGTTCGACACGAACTTCTCGTAGAAACTGGAGGCTCTTCTCAACATGCTTATTCTGTGCTACAGCAGGTAAGCCCTTGCCATCAGCGCTGGCCTTAAATGCCGGCATCTTGATTGTTGAATTTTGTACAGCCATTGCTTGGCCAGATTGTGACGTTCCTTGAACCAAAGGCTGACCACTAATTTTTTGATTACTACCCTCCAAATCCTCGGCTTTCTTTTTCTTTTTATCGCCAGGATCCTTCTTTTTTAGTAATCTTCCCATTCGTCTCCTAAAAGGTGAAAGCCCAAAGTTTTGGTATCATGTCATCCACGTCCCAATATCTTTGAGCTTTTCCCTTGTTGTGTAATTGGCAGGCCAGGAGGGATTCGAACCCCCAGCACTCGGATTTGGAGTCCGACGCTCTACCGTTGGAGCTACTGGCCTATTTGTGTTAGGATGCCCACAACCAATCCCGAG
Coding sequences within:
- the secE gene encoding preprotein translocase subunit SecE — encoded protein: MGRLLKKKDPGDKKKKKAEDLEGSNQKISGQPLVQGTSQSGQAMAVQNSTIKMPAFKASADGKGLPAVAQNKHVEKSLQFLREVRVELKKVTWPTRKQTIGTTIAVIVLVLIISMFLGLIDIGLSSLLQLILK